A single Biomphalaria glabrata chromosome 2, xgBioGlab47.1, whole genome shotgun sequence DNA region contains:
- the LOC106060743 gene encoding ankyrin repeat and KH domain-containing protein 1-like: protein MPSSRMDHGLVSLQDTATPALVLGSSYPISMGNVSMPGKGSPTKVIECKHTSQSTTFETSNRYVQSFLCYELFAAIEMGSFKRVRNVLLSYPDLDFNFHIKDVTPLSLSLYRKRFDIFHLFLHHQAKVGNLNLNMISRDNLGRMEPPIITACRLHFLEGVVTLVRKGADIDVTDNQGHTALWVASRQQMPDLVEYLINNGASVSKVDKFGCTPLLTALMYRVSSMIIRHLIIHGSPLSTHLSWSSAEQSPLFWATKNGNLEIVKLVLQAGVTMLEVRSVRMALSNSDVDSEILELLDQETLFPPSLQHQCKLVLRCCISTNGRGKNFMKSVQTLPLPSSIIQFLLLSR, encoded by the coding sequence ATGCCAAGCTCTAGAATGGATCATGGGCTAGTTAGCCTTCAAGACACAGCTACGCCAGCCCTTGTCCTTGGCTCTTCCTATCCCATCAGTATGGGCAATGTCTCCATGCCTGGGAAGGGAAGCCCAACAAAAGTTATAGAATGTAAGCACACATCGCAGTCTACAACTTTTGAAACATCCAATAGATATGTCCAGTCATTCCTTTGTTACGAACTCTTTGCTGCCATTGAAATGGGGTCATTCAAGAGAGTTAGAAATGTTCTGTTGTCATACCCAGATCTGGATTTCAACTTTCACATTAAAGATGTCACTCCCTTATCCTTAAGCTTGTACAGAAAGAGATTTGATATTTTCCACCTTTTTCTTCATCACCAAGCAAAAGTTGGCAACTTGAATCTAAACATGATAAGcagagacaatttaggaagaaTGGAACCCCCTATCATCACAGCATGCCGTCTTCATTTTCTGGAAGGTGTTGTCACTTTAGTTAGAAAAGGAGCTGATATTGACGTGACAGACAATCAAGGTCATACTGCATTATGGGTGGCCTCAAGACAGCAAATGCCTGATCTTGTGGAATACCTGATTAATAATGGTGCAAGTGTCAGCAAAGTGGATAAATTTGGCTGCACACCTTTGCTGACTGCCCTCATGTACAGGGTCAGCTCCATGATTATTCGACACCTCATCATTCATGGGAGTCCACTCTCCACTCATTTAAGTTGGTCATCAGCTGAGCAGTCTCCACTTTTCTGGGCCACCAAGAATGGAAATTTAGAAATAGTAAAACTGGTGCTGCAAGCTGGGGTGACCATGCTGGAAGTTCGGTCAGTTCGTATGGCGCTATCCAACAGTGATGTAGACTCTGAGATCCTGGAGCTCCTTGACCAAGAAACGCTATTCCCTCCCTCCCTTCAGCACCAGTGTAAACTAGTGCTCAGGTGCTGCATCAGCACCAATGGGCGTGGGAAAAACTTTATGAAAAGTGTGCAAACTTTGCCTTTGCCGTCCAGCATCATTCAGTTTCTTCTTCTGTCGAGATGA
- the LOC106060744 gene encoding intraflagellar transport protein 27 homolog, which yields MPTILRCKCLIVGDSTVGKSSITQVFHSDSSHFPKNYTMTQGVELLVKPVNIPESSDSVEFYLYDCAGRDTFIDIVQKFWDHPSVVMVVYDCTNENSFSNCTKWLEKIRSQNSHLKIPGALVANKIDLEQRRMISPKQGRELAQSHKLEYFECSAKEMQHVDVPFFFLANEFHKLYQERVELFSTLA from the exons ATGCCCACAATACTTCGATGTAAATGTCTGATAGTTG GGGATTCAACTGTTGGGAAAAGTTCAATAACTCAAGTTTTCCATAGCGATTCTTCACACTTTCCTAAAAATTACACAATG ACACAAGGAGTGGAGCTTCTAGTAAAACCAGTGAATATCCCAGAGTCATCCGACAGTGTG GAGTTCTATTTATATGACTGTGCTGGGAGAGATACATTTATAGATATTGTACAGAAATTT TGGGATCATCCCTCTGTAGTCATGGTGGTCTATGACTGTACTAATGAAAATTCCTTCTCAAATTGTACAAAATGGCTTGAAAAAATAAGATCTCAAAATTCTCATTTGAAGATACCAG gtgcaTTGGTTGCCAACAAAATAGACTtagaacaaagaagaatgatTAGCCCCAAGCAGGGGAGAGAGCTAGCACAGTCACACAAACTTGAATACTTTGAATGTTCTgct aaAGAAATGCAACATGTTGatgtaccattttttttcttggctaATGAATTTCATAAACTTTACCAAGAAAGAGTAGAATTGTTCTCTACTCTTGCCTGA